A single window of Nicotiana sylvestris chromosome 5, ASM39365v2, whole genome shotgun sequence DNA harbors:
- the LOC104230011 gene encoding growth-regulating factor 1-like isoform X2 translates to MSRARSGYPFTATQWQELEHQALIYKYMASGMPVPPDLLYTIRRSLDSSNLFLHQPQHIGWNCIQLGFGKKIDPEPGRCRRTDGKKWRCSKEAYADSKYCERHMHRGRNRSRKPVEVMTTRTTTTTTTTMPPTAVPISSIKNNSNNYSPSTPASFPYSNEPQHSFLYPHSSSSRPPGNIGLSSQDQTKFLFYSGAYSRSASGSIDDSSWELAPLTMGSPLGHSKQRTYSASQIGESYLQLQSFSESSKQQQQRQDQYNYYALGNDVKANMHMKIDTEDHQQPKKVMHHFFDELPPDQHNKDSWLDSKTHLSISVPDSSHDFFITHNGK, encoded by the exons ATGAGTAGAGCAAGAAGTGGATATCCATTTACAGCAACTCAGTGGCAAGAACTAGAGCATCAAGCTCTTATTTACAAGTACATGGCCTCTGGAATGCCTGTCCCTCCTGATCTTCTCTACACCATCCGAAGGAGCTTAGACTCTTCAAACCTCTTCCTCCACCAACCCCAACACA TTGGATGGAACTGTATTCAGTtgggatttgggaagaaaataGATCCAGAGCCAGGGAGGTGTAGAAGAACAGATGGGAAGAAATGGAGGTGTTCAAAAGAAGCCTATGCAGATTCCAAGTATTGTGAGAGACACATGCACAGAGGCAGAAACCGTTCAAGAAAGCCTGTGGAAGTAATGACAACAagaactactactactactacaacAACAATGCCCCCAACAGCAGTTCCCATCTCATCAATCAAGAACAACTCAAACAACTATTCTCCATCTACCCCAGCTTCTTTCCCTTATTCAAATGAACCCCAACACTCCTTTCTCTATCCACATTCTTCTTCCTCTAGACCCCCTGGCAATATCGGTTTGTCATCTCAAGACCAGACCAAGTTCCTCTTTTATTCTGGTGCTTATTCCAG AAGTGCATCTGGTTCAATAGATGATAGCAGTTGGGAACTGGCACCATTGACAATGGGTTCACCACTTGGCCATTCGAAACAGAGGACTTATTCTGCTTCACAAATTGGGGAGTCTTACTTACAACTGCAAAGCTTCAGTGAATcctcaaaacaacaacaacaaagacAAGATCAGTACAACTATTATGCACTGGGAAATGATGTCAAGGCTAATATGCATATGAAAATAGACACAGAAGATCATCAGCAACCCAAGAAAGTAATGCATCACTTCTTTGATGAACTGCCACCTGATCAACACAACAAAGACTCGTGGCTTGATTCCAAAACCCACCTCTCAATTTCAGTACCAGATTCTTCACATGACTTCTTCATCACCCATAATG GGAAATAA
- the LOC104230011 gene encoding growth-regulating factor 1-like isoform X1, with translation MSRARSGYPFTATQWQELEHQALIYKYMASGMPVPPDLLYTIRRSLDSSNLFLHQPQHIGWNCIQLGFGKKIDPEPGRCRRTDGKKWRCSKEAYADSKYCERHMHRGRNRSRKPVEVMTTRTTTTTTTTMPPTAVPISSIKNNSNNYSPSTPASFPYSNEPQHSFLYPHSSSSRPPGNIGLSSQDQTKFLFYSGAYSRSASGSIDDSSWELAPLTMGSPLGHSKQRTYSASQIGESYLQLQSFSESSKQQQQRQDQYNYYALGNDVKANMHMKIDTEDHQQPKKVMHHFFDELPPDQHNKDSWLDSKTHLSISVPDSSHDFFITHNVALCFAGK, from the exons ATGAGTAGAGCAAGAAGTGGATATCCATTTACAGCAACTCAGTGGCAAGAACTAGAGCATCAAGCTCTTATTTACAAGTACATGGCCTCTGGAATGCCTGTCCCTCCTGATCTTCTCTACACCATCCGAAGGAGCTTAGACTCTTCAAACCTCTTCCTCCACCAACCCCAACACA TTGGATGGAACTGTATTCAGTtgggatttgggaagaaaataGATCCAGAGCCAGGGAGGTGTAGAAGAACAGATGGGAAGAAATGGAGGTGTTCAAAAGAAGCCTATGCAGATTCCAAGTATTGTGAGAGACACATGCACAGAGGCAGAAACCGTTCAAGAAAGCCTGTGGAAGTAATGACAACAagaactactactactactacaacAACAATGCCCCCAACAGCAGTTCCCATCTCATCAATCAAGAACAACTCAAACAACTATTCTCCATCTACCCCAGCTTCTTTCCCTTATTCAAATGAACCCCAACACTCCTTTCTCTATCCACATTCTTCTTCCTCTAGACCCCCTGGCAATATCGGTTTGTCATCTCAAGACCAGACCAAGTTCCTCTTTTATTCTGGTGCTTATTCCAG AAGTGCATCTGGTTCAATAGATGATAGCAGTTGGGAACTGGCACCATTGACAATGGGTTCACCACTTGGCCATTCGAAACAGAGGACTTATTCTGCTTCACAAATTGGGGAGTCTTACTTACAACTGCAAAGCTTCAGTGAATcctcaaaacaacaacaacaaagacAAGATCAGTACAACTATTATGCACTGGGAAATGATGTCAAGGCTAATATGCATATGAAAATAGACACAGAAGATCATCAGCAACCCAAGAAAGTAATGCATCACTTCTTTGATGAACTGCCACCTGATCAACACAACAAAGACTCGTGGCTTGATTCCAAAACCCACCTCTCAATTTCAGTACCAGATTCTTCACATGACTTCTTCATCACCCATAATG TTGCACTTTGTTTTGCAGGGAAATAA